The genomic stretch GTCGATCCTATCCGTCGTGATATGATGCATGCCGATTTTCAAGCCATTGAAATGGGCAAAAAGACGCATGTCATGGTTCCCGTTCACCCTGTCGGAAAATCCAAGGGGGAAAAAGAGGGCGGCAACTTGCAGGTCATCCGGCATGAACTGGAAGTGGTCTGCCTCCCCTCCGCGATCCCTGCGGCGATCGAGGTCGACGTGGCCGAAATGAAGATCGGTGATGTTCTTCATGTGGAGGATCTCGTGCTTCCCGAAGGGATCCAGGTGCCTCACGATGTCAATTTCACGGTCATTACCGTGACCGGCCGCAAAGTTGAAGAAGAAGAGGGCGCTGCTGAAGAGGCGGGTGAAGAGGCCTGATCTTGAAGCTGGTGGCTGGACTGGGAAACCCCGGCAGCAAGTATGCCAGCACAAGACACAATGTTGGTTTTCTTGCTGTCCAGAAAGTCGCTGACCGCGCCGGCATCTCCCTGAAAAAAAGCGGTCATCAGGCGATTTACGCAACGGGTCGCGTCGCCGGAGAAGAGGTGACCCTGCTTCTTCCTCAAACCTTTATGAATCTCAGCGGGGCCAGTGTAGGCTCCGCCTGCAAATCCCTCGGTGTTGAGCCGGGGGATTTGATTGTCGTCCATGACGATATCGATCTGCCCTTCGGTGCTCTCAAGATTAAGCGAGGGGGAGGACATGGCGGTCACAACGGTATTCGTCATATCCGGCAGGTGTTGGGGACGGGTGAATTTATCCGTATTAAGATCGGTGTCGGCCGACCTGCCCCTGGCGGTGACGTCGCCGGTTATGTGCTCAGTCCTTTTTCGGCGAC from Desulfuromonas sp. KJ2020 encodes the following:
- a CDS encoding 50S ribosomal protein L25/general stress protein Ctc, whose amino-acid sequence is MANTELVVSARERIGKGGARSLRRQELIPAVVYGKGMEPCSVTVEPKALQQAMATESGWNTLITLRGVSEVEGKVVIIKDLQVDPIRRDMMHADFQAIEMGKKTHVMVPVHPVGKSKGEKEGGNLQVIRHELEVVCLPSAIPAAIEVDVAEMKIGDVLHVEDLVLPEGIQVPHDVNFTVITVTGRKVEEEEGAAEEAGEEA
- the pth gene encoding aminoacyl-tRNA hydrolase yields the protein MAGLGNPGSKYASTRHNVGFLAVQKVADRAGISLKKSGHQAIYATGRVAGEEVTLLLPQTFMNLSGASVGSACKSLGVEPGDLIVVHDDIDLPFGALKIKRGGGHGGHNGIRHIRQVLGTGEFIRIKIGVGRPAPGGDVAGYVLSPFSATERQNLEDVLEDAAMAVEAVLEKGAERAMNEFNSREVRN